Within Spinacia oleracea cultivar Varoflay chromosome 4, BTI_SOV_V1, whole genome shotgun sequence, the genomic segment TTAAGAGGTTTCCGAATAAATCACAATAACCACTTAAAAAAAGaatacaacaaaaaaaaaaacagaagagAAGATAAACCTGAGGTAAGACAGTCGCTGGCCTTAAGTTCGCAAACACATCAAGACCTGCTCGAAGCTGAAGCAAGCCGGTCTCCGGCTTCAATTTCTTTTCAAGCTTATCCCATTTGTACCTGATTTTTTATAGGCTAAGTCCTTATTTCCCACTAAGCGGAAGGGGAGGGGggtgaagaaaaaggaaaacggCATAAAAGGTGCGAATGAGTGTTACCCTCCGATAGCTCCAAGAAGTACAGCATCAGATTGTTTTGCTGCTGCAAGGGTCTCCTCTGGCAATGGGACTCCGGTGAGATCAATAGCAGATCCACCAACAGGCATCTCTTGGTACTTGATCTCGATCCCTATATAATTAATAACACCAATAAACTTATTTAAAAGTGGCAGAAAAATACACAGCGACAAACTGAAAAGCTACAAAAATCATTGCTGAAACACATAGTTCCAATTATTTCACATTCAACGGCTAAAAGCCTAATGCAGTTATAataacaaatatttttttttttaagtattgCATTTTACCTGGTGTAGACCACGCAATTAGGCAGGGTTAAGTAGGTCAGAAATCTCGGAATGTACAATCTTATTAAAGTTGTATCATTTTTGGGACAAGTAATCATATCCATCCATTCTCTTAATTCACAATTTGCACACTGTTTTGGATTTAGCTTGCACACCAGATACTTAGCACTGCCTCATGTTCTACTAGTTTCACTCAACAGAATGCAAGTAAAACAGTAATGGCATAATCTAACGTGAAAACCGATCTTTAAAAGGATCTCCTCAAAACCTCATCTGCCCTTCCTCTCTACGAGGCTGAGAGTCATCTGAATACAGTCTGGTGCTAAGGAAATTTTTTGCAAACCCCTTTAGTCATGTTTGACACTAATTTAGAACCAAAGAGAACAAAGTTCACTCAAAGTGAATAAagtttaaactaaaaaaaggtGCAGTGCAATGGCATCAAATCGCAGAACGGAGATAACCCTAAAAGTAATTTATTAACCAGATGGAAACCAGTTAACCTAAACGATTTATAGACAACTAACTGAGCACCTAGATACAACACAAAACACATTTGCTGAAAAAGCGGTCTCGTTATCCCAAAAAAAACGCAATAACAAAACATGAAATTTGTAACACGAGTAACTAACGAGAAGAGACTAAACAGAACTTTTAACAAAGATTCCCTTCATTTGTAAACGTTTTTGTCGTAAAAACAGACTTTATAGTTTATACTGCAGAAAACACATCAATTCTACATTAGTCCTGGGAAACAAGTTAATTAGCCTAAAACATACTTCCTCTTCCCAGTCATTAGGAGATAAAGAGAACATCAAGTGTCAATGCTTTTCGTTGCCATTCGAGCACACAATATCTTGTACTGCAGCTTCTTTATAAAAACTGGTCCTAAAGAATTGCAGAACCTTCAAATGTAAATTCCCAGATCAGCTCATTTGCCTAAATACAAGGCTACCAACAGAAAAACTTTCATACACTGACTTCATGAGTAGCATTAACCTTCATGCCTCCAACATCCCAACCTCTAAACCCCATATTGGTCCGCATTATATAATCATAATAGAGCTACATGAAAACAGCAATCTATTGCTTCCACTCCTGATATATTACAACAAATGTCAATGAGCTAAAAGCTAATATAGCATTAAGATTAGGTCCCATAGACACCACGATAATAGAATGTTGATGGTCTCACTTCAACACAACCAGATTAGGACAAGCCCAATCTGTGCCACATTCAACCTAAACGAaacttttatatatatactccACTTAAAGGACATTGAGGAAAGCAAACTAAAACATCAAGACATTAAGATGACAGAAACAACCAAACCTATATAGGGTCAGGAAACAAAGACAGGCACCCCCTCAACCTAAAGCTTCTTTCATGTCTTATCTTTCCTTGTTTGGGCAGCGTTTCCCTTAACTTTGAGGTTATGTGACTATTGTCATCCTAGGGTGCTTCTAAACATATATAGAAAGATCTTATAAACATCCATGAATGACTTATTATAGACCCAATTGTCAAACCAGCAAATTTGGATGCTTTCATGTAACATTGCCACCGATCTTTTGCAACATTATAAAACATCTTCTAAAGAGCACAGGACAGAAAATATTCTCAAAATCAAGATTTAAATTTTACTCAAAGATCATATCCAACAAACCTCAATTGCCCCAAAAATCAGCAAATGTTACCTTCATTCAAACAATGACCCACCACAAAATGCCCATACTCTAACCCTCACTAATCCACTCAACAATGAAGAATACATTCACAATGCCACAATCCGAAATAGAAATCTCAAACCTTAGCCACAACCCCCTCCCCCCAAATAAACCACATAATCAAATTGAAAATCCCAAATTCAGAACCAAAGATTCACATAACACACACTCTTCCACGGCTATATTAATGTATCCAACTATCCATCATTCCAATTACAATCATCAAAAGGGTTCCTAGAAAACGAGTAACACAAAGTGACATAGTAGTATTGTAATCAAAACCCAATTCTTTGCCTCAACTATACAAGACAACAATGATCAAATTTTTAATTGAAAGCCACAACAAAATgaggaaattaaattaaaaaaaggaaccaaaaaagaaaagattTTACCTTCAAGGGAAGCAGCAAATTGAAGAACATCTTTTGAAATGGAGATAATCTCAGGGCCAATGCCATCGCCAGGAAGAAGAGTGATGTTGTAGCTTCTTTTTGCGGGCgttgcagcagcagcagcagaacACCGCACAGTTGGCAATTTTGTGCGGCAAATTGCAGGATTGGTAGCAAAGGTTTTAGCTTTTTGAAGGTGGGTTTGGGGTTTTAATGGCGCCGCCAAATGAAGCTGCAAGTGGGTTGCTGCCATTGTTGGGGTGCCGAAGTGGGAGAAAACTGGGTTGAGGGTACTGTTGCCTTTTCGGATGTGCTTGTCTTCGGCTATACTGTAGTACAGTTCACTTCTTGTTCTAGTCTTCAAGGTTACTTGCGCACGTTGAGTTAATCGGTTAATCCCAGCGAAACACAAGTAGTCTAAGACTATGGGATGTTTGACAAATGGCTTTTAGCTAGCTTTTTCATTGGCTTCTGGCTTTTCAATCTGATCAAATGGCCAAAAAAGAGTTTTTTCTTCAAACATAAAATGCCAGTGTTACTAACATTTTAGGGTCGGCTGTTGAATTTTGGCTTCTCAATATCTAAATTACATTTTGTATCCTTGTATTTtactaattaataataattaaaaatataattaattagtataataattaaaaatatatttaatagtgaatatttaataatttataattagtgataaaaaaattaattataatatagtaattaataattaaatacgagtaattaataaatattcttattatctaataaataattattaattataattataagtatttacttaaaaattaaattaatcattaatcacCCATAATCAATAAATTAACAACACCTAATATTGTATGAATTACTTAATAATTtaaatgttttatttagtataaATAATCTATAAATGGTTACAATAATACTCTAATTAATACTACTCTATacagtaatttatttttaattaatatctcATTTATCAGTTATTACGTACTACTCCGTAAATAATACGgtgtaattatttaaaatcataaaatatccTCAAATATCATTTTACATAACTATAACCAAAAAAATGATATTACTAAACATATTTGTAAACAATCAATGGTCAAACAGGCAACAAAAGCACACAACTTAAACAGTCAGTCAAACCAGCCAAGGATACAACCGACAGCCAACAAGCAATTGTCAAACAGGGCctatataaaattattttatcgGTCCCTTTTAATTATTTGTGCTTTGTATCATACATGcgaatttaataaataattaattaataaggataaaaattacggagtactttcttttcttcaaacagtgaaaattacgtttattaataatgttttatttttatctaaAATCTGATACTGAGAGAGTGAGAGAAATTTAATGCCCTAGTTGGAAAGTGTGAGAGATGTAATGCCTCAATTTATttgattgattaaaataatcacTTGGCATGATTTTTTTCAGTATATTAGGAGAATTTATGttacaatataaaaggaaatatttcaAACGTATGTAAAGATTAAAAAGAGACACCCGAaacaaaatacataaaaaataaaacgggAAGGAGGGAGTACTCTTTTTCGAACAGAGCGTGAACTGTGGACATATGtgcatgatgagcttcatgctTATATGTGTTTTGAAATCAAGTACTAGGTTGTGCCTATGCAACACCCAATAAGATGAATTACAAGCTCGGAAAAAAATACCCAGAGAAAATAGAGCACAATGAAAAACTAGTATATATAGCTTTGCCACGACAACTCACCCCGTCTACTCATGGCTAACCGAAGaaacatacgaagtatatgGTATGTATCTCTTTCGAGGCACTccatattactccctctgtcccttaatactcgcaccgttttgacttttcgcactattcaataattcattttgaccctattttatttctagtatatgaaagcaaatgttagtatataatatattgttggcttcatcttaatatatattttcaatataaacaacaaacacttattttctctctctaagactTGAGAGCATCTCTCACTAGGTGAGCTTAAGGCAAGTTCAAACACTTGAGTGGTACTGTAGCATGCAAGACTGGAAGTCTTCTGTTTCTCCAAGTCCTTCTTTAACCAAAAATCCTTCTAAATCTTCTGATCTGAAGATTTTTTTCCTTGGTTTTCTGCGATTTTTTTGCCCAATCAAATTTGTAGTGCGTGGGTTTTCATATTAATTACTGTGTTAAGTGTTTATCTGTATTGGTTCATTATAAGAAGCCATCATTACCTTTTTCTTGAGCCAATCAACTTCTTATTTTCTGAGTTTTCTAAGGTTAACCATTAGTCTCCCTCTTCAAAAGGTGGTTTCCTTTTTCAACCTTTTATTTTCCAGCCAATTGTTTTCTTGCGTGAACTATTCGGAAAGGTTTCTGAAGATTCAGTGCTTTTTGGGGTGTAGAGAAAACCATTTTAATTTTTCAGCCAAGTGGCTTGCATGCAATCCACAGCTCTTTAGTTTCTCTTTGTTTTTCCGGCTATTTATTGTGATAGTGTTGCAACGTTTAGAGTTCATCAATCTACAACTCTTTCTCTCTTAATTCTCTCTTTTATTCTCTGGGTTATTTAGTGTGTGCAGTTGCTTCCTCCTTTCTATCTCAATCATGAGCAATCAAACTCCTCCCCACCAACCTTCCCAAAATGGCAATACTCGCCAAAATTCTGGAGAATTCAGGCCAAATCTGAGAGATCGTAGAGGGATTTTTCGAATGGGGCCATTGATTCAACCTCATCCGAATTTTTCGTCAagagggagtattaattataGCAGTTCAGTTATTGGAAGGTTTGTTGGTAGAAGTTTTCCTGAGGTTTCTCTCATTCAACACATTGTGAGAACAAGATGGGTAAGTAGAAGTGAAATTAGGGTTCACCAATTTGGGGCTTTTTTCTTGTTTGAATGTAGAGATAGAGGGGATATGGAAGCAATTATTCGTCAACACACAACGGTGATAGATGGAAGATTGATCAATTTTAGGAGGTTTGAGGGTCTGGATAGCCCGGATTTGATTAATTTCAATACCACTACCTTGTGGGTAAGGGTGCATGGGTTACCTTTTCCCTACTTAACAGAAGGATGGGCGAGACAAATCTTTGAGCAGGTGGGATACATTGATAGGGTGGAGAATGTTAATGGAGATCGACTGTCAAACGCTGAGTTAAGGGCGAAAATCTTAGTTGATATATCTCAGCCTTTACTGCATGGGTGTTATATCCCATTAGAAGGGGATAGAGTTCAATGGGTGTACCTGAAGTATGAAGGAGTTTTTCGATTTTGTAAGAAGTGCGGATGTGCAGGCCATTCGACGACGAGATGCTTGGTGGATGAAGGGGTGGCTGAACGGAGGATTCGAAACATGCTACAAGGAATGGAAGGGAGTGGACTTCGAGTGCTCTTTGGGCCGTCGGATTATCCAGTGTACACCAACAACATTGAGGGGTTGGAGGACCGTTTTGGTAACAGGAATTCATGGGTCGATTTGAGGAGATACGAGGAGCCAGAGGACATTCCTCTCAGTAGAAGATATCAAAGGCGAGGTGCGAGTAAGAGTGAATCGGAAGAGAGTTCTGATGATGAAGCAAGGTATTTTCTAAACCCCATTAGTTCAGATGAATTTTATTCTGGAAATGAGGAATTTGCTGATGATGAAAGATCAGAGGAGAAAGGGGGTGATGTAAATGGGCAGATTTTGAATGTGAGAAGACAGCCAGGGGTTCGTTTTGGATTGATGGAGGATCCGTATGCGGTGTTTACAGGTTCTAGAAACTTTCAAGATACTGTTAATTCAAGAAATGCTACCAGATTtgtaaaccctaaccctaaccctaaccctaatccaGCCCACCACCCAAACACAAACCCTAATGCAAATTTTATCCTAATACTCTCCAATCAGTTGGGGGTATGGCTCCTACTCCAAGGACCCCACTTAATCAGGTTAGTCAAGATTCAAGTAGAACAATAACACAAAGCTTTTCGACGAATGACTTTGGGCCTAGGCAGTTAAGAACAGGTAAGGGGTGGATGAGGCCTTCAGTGAGTGGGTTTTGTACAAGATTTCCGAATTTATCGGATGATTTACCGCCAATTACGGTGCCGGAGTTTGCTAGGTCAACGTATGAAGTTGGAGAGTCTTCAGTGGCAGCGGGTGTTAGGGGAAAAGAGATAGTGAATGGTTCAGGAAATCTGTTTCACACTTTGGGAATCCAGGATTGGGCAACTACGACACCACCGAATGAAACTCACTTGGGTGATCGGAATACGGGGCTGCTGCAGGATATCACAAGAGGGGGGTGGTTAGGTCCATCCGCACAGTCCTTGCCACCTCCAAGTCAGTGGCTATTGGATGGGGTGAACAGGCCAAGGTATGAAGAAAGAGGGAATGATGATAGGAACTTTACAAGCAGAATGGTGGATGTAACTCGTAAAATAGCATTGACTTTGGGAAATTGCAGAGGTCCATTTCGAGCTAATAGGGTGCATCCAGTGCAGGATTATGAGGTGGAGGGGATCCCAAATGTTCCTTTGACAGAGTTTGACCCACCAAACTCTCATGTGTCTCCTATTGGGTCTATTGATCTGTCGATGTTCTCAGGTGATAAaactgaaaagaagaagaaggcgAAGCTGTGTAGAAACAAGAAGGTGCATTCGGAGAGAGACTTTTCACTTCGAAAGTGTGATGAAGAGTTAGATTGGGCCCATAGAAAGAGGAGAGCAACTTTACAGAGATGGGCAGATAAGGGTGGGTTTATTGTATGGCAAAGAGATGAAGAGGAGGAAGGTGTAAGGAGCTTGGAGAGGAGGATGATATCAAAAGCGATAACTGATGTTGATTTTGCAAGGCAATGGGGTGCTGAGGTTAATGAGGACCTGGCTACTCGAATGAAGGGAAAGAGAGTGAAAGTGGATAGTAATGGGAGTGTACCACGAAATAAGAAGAGGCAAAGGAGTGTGGAGGTAACGTCCAGATTGAGGGAAGAGGTCGATGAAATGGAAGTGGAAGTACAACAAGCAATCATGGAGTCTATCAAAGATGTGGAGATGGGTTTGGAGGCTGGCCTTGTACAGTGCCCAGGGAAAATATGAAGATAGTGGCGTGGAACTGCAGGGGGTTAAATGACCAGCGAACCCCTGCTTTTCCTTACTTAGTTTGGCTGGCTCGTGTTAAAAATCCAACTTTTATGTTTTTGTCTGAAACTAAAATGTCAGTGGTAGATATGTCTTTGAAGTTAGCTTGTTTAAACCCGAGGGTTTATTTTGGGGTTGATGCGGAGGGGTCGAAAGGGGGGTTGTTTATTTTTTCGTGGAGTAGTTCTGTTATTAGCTGTGTAGTCTCCACTCGTAATTATGTACTTTGTAAAATTGAAGAAAGTAATGGAAGTAGTAGGCATGTCCTTTTCGTTTATGGGGATCCAGTTCTTGATCATAGGAAAGTAGTATGGGATAGAATGGCAAATATTTTAGAATCTCTTCCAGAATGTTTGGTTATTGGGGATTTTAATCAGTTGGATTGTATGAGTGATAAGTATGGTGGTGCGAATGTTATTAGGGGAATTGATGATTTTGTAGATTTTAGGCTAAGGTTGGGTTTGCAGGGAATAGAATTTGTGGGACCGAGATTTACGTGGGCAAATAAGAGGTATAACAATGATTTGATTATGGAAAGATTGGATAGGGCATATGCTACTTCAGATTGGATGGATAGATTCCCTGATGGGAAAAATTTCAATGAACCGATCTCAAGTTCAGATCATGCTGCAATTATGTATGACTCTAACCCAATGGGAGCCATTTCGAACAGACCATATCAAATTGAAAAATGGACTTTTAGATTCAAGGAAGTGGAGAACTTGGTTATGGCAGCATGGAATGAAAGATATCAAGGTTCAAGTATGTTCTCTTTGGCTTGTAGACAAAGGAATGTTAGGATGAGTTTGCAAAAATGGTGTTTGGAGAATAGGAAATTTTGGGGTATAAATTGGAGATTGGTCACTAAGTCACTTGAAAAAGCTACAGAAGAATTGTTGAGTTCGAATCAAGGGGATTTGTTCCTCGATCAGTTAAATGAATGGGAATCTAAGTGTAGAATAGGATTCGACTATTGGAGGCAAAGGGTCAAAGAAAATTGGGTTAAAGAGGGGGAATTGGCAAGATCCTTGTTATTTAGGAGAGTTAAGGTAAGTAAAGTAAGAAATGAAATCTCCTCAATTAAAAATGGTGATGATATATGGGTGGAAGGACAAGAGGAGGTTTCGGGAGTTTTACTGGATTCTTTATTGGGGGTTTATGTGCCGCAAGAATCTCCAAACCAGGGGGAGGAAATTGATTTGATCCTAAGACAACTGCATTGCCCAAAAATATCACTGTTAGAATCGGGGATGATGGATGCTCCTATGTCCGATGAGGAAATTAGAAGTGCTATGTTTGACATTGGTAAGGACAAATCTCCAGGCCCGGATGGTATGATCGCTGAATTCTTTCATTTGTATTGGGATAAAGTAGGGGAAAAGGTAATACAGGGGGTGAGGAGTTTCTTTTTATATGGACATATTTTAAAGGAGTGGAATCAAGCGTTGCTTATTATGATCCCAAAAGTGGCCTCACCCGAGATAGCATCGCACTTCAGACCAATTGGATATGTAATACAATTTataaatgcgtgtccaaatgtATGGTAAAGAGGTTACAAAAGGTGCTTCCTTCGTTAATTTCGGATTATCAACATGCCTTCATTCCGGGTCGATACATTGAGGACAATATATTGCTTAGTCACGAGATGTTAAATTTTATTAACTCGAACAAAAAAGGCGATGTGGCAGTAATTAAGCTCGATATGTCAAAGGCGTATGATAGAGTCAACTGGCTCTTTCTGTTAAAGGTATTGAAGGGGTATGGCTTTTCGGATAGGTGGGTTGGGTTGGTTTCAGAATGTATCACTACAGTTACCTATAAGGCTCTTATTAATGGGAGAACGACTAAAAGTTTCAAGCCTAAATGTGGTCTCCGTCAAGGTGATCCGCTATCTCCATATTTATTCTTGTTCTGTATGGATATCTTTTCGCGAATGCTCATCCTGGGGGAAAATATTGGGCTTTTCAGAGGAATAAAGATAAGCCGTCGGGCTCCCTCGATTAATCATTTGTTTTTTGCCGATGATGCTATGATATTCTTTAGGGCGAATGAGAATTCATGCAAGAACATTATGAAGACCATTGAGGATTTTGGAAGAATTTCGGGCCAACAGTTGAATTATAAGAAAACCCATGTCAAGTTCTCTCCAtatatgaataataacttgaggATGACGCTTAAAACAATCTTGTCGGTTGGAGAGAGTGGAAAGCTAGGAGTCCATTTGGGAGCCCCAATTGACCTAggcaaaaagaaaaaggaagatttTCAGTTTATCATTGATAAAATACAAAACAAAGTACTTGCATGGTCGTCTTTGCATCTTTCTCAATCTATGAAGGTGATCTTGATCCAATCGATTTTGATTAGTGTGGTGTCACATGTAATGAGATGCATGAAGGTGCCTGCTTCAGTGACCAACAAGATAGATGCCCTAGTAACTCGATTCTTTTGGGCTGGAAAAGGTAATAAGGGTATGCATTGGGTAAGCCGTGGGGTAATCCAGCGGCCAAAAAATGAAGGGGGCTGGGTATTAGAGCAGTGGCAGTCTTGAACGATGCTATGTTGTTTAAACAAGTCCAGAGATTGGTGCAAAACCCCCAACTGTTAGTTGCAAGAGTCATTTCCAGTTTTGATGGCCGTAATAACAATGTTCTAGGAGGGGATAAAGGGAGTGGGAAGGGTGCTTCGTGGGGAAGAAGGGGTTTGTATAAGGCTCAAAGTAAGTTCCAAGAGGGATTGGTGTGGAAAATAGGCACAGGAAACAAAGTACTTGCGTCAAGGATGGCTTGGGTACAAGGTACGGTCCCGGAGGTCCGTTCCAACCAACTTATAGGACCGTCTTCAAAATGGAGAGTAAGTGAGTTTATTGACAGGGGTTCGTCGGCTTGGAAGTCAGAGCTAGTTCGAAATAGGTTTGTGTGGAAAGATGCGTGTGCGATTTTGGCAATGGAAGTCCCGAAAGGAGAGATGGAGGACATCAGATATTGGAAGTATACCAAGTCGGGGAGGTTTACTTTAAAATCGGGCTATGACTTTCTCTTCAATAAATATGCGGAAGACACTCGGATTTTGGATGATAATGAATTGGTGGTTCTTCGAATAATATGGAAGATGAACATAATACCAAAGTGGAAATTGTTCatatggaaaatcttttataaTGGGCTAGCTGTCAAGGCAAATTTGGCGAGGAGAGGAATGGATTGTGATCCTGGGTGTAGTTATTGTGGAAATAGGGAGGAGGATTTAAATCATGTGTTGAGACTTTGTTCGGTGGCTCAGTTGAGTTGGACTAC encodes:
- the LOC110784208 gene encoding uncharacterized protein, producing MSVVDMSLKLACLNPRVYFGVDAEGSKGGLFIFSWSSSVISCVVSTRNYVLCKIEESNGSSRHVLFVYGDPVLDHRKVVWDRMANILESLPECLVIGDFNQLDCMSDKYGGANVIRGIDDFVDFRLRLGLQGIEFVGPRFTWANKRYNNDLIMERLDRAYATSDWMDRFPDGKNFNEPISSSDHAAIMYDSNPMGAISNRPYQIEKWTFRFKEVENLVMAAWNERYQGSSMFSLACRQRNVRMSLQKWCLENRKFWGINWRLVTKSLEKATEELLSSNQGDLFLDQLNEWESKCRIGFDYWRQRVKENWVKEGELARSLLFRRVKVSKVRNEISSIKNGDDIWVEGQEEVSGVLLDSLLGVYVPQESPNQGEEIDLILRQLHCPKISLLESGMMDAPMSDEEIRSAMFDIGKDKSPGPDGMIAEFFHLYWDKVGEKRLQKVLPSLISDYQHAFIPGRYIEDNILLSHEMLNFINSNKKGDVAVIKLDMSKAYDRVNWLFLLKVLKGYGFSDRWVGLVSECITTVTYKALINGRTTKSFKPKCGLRQGDPLSPYLFLFCMDIFSRMLILGENIGLFRGIKISRRAPSINHLFFADDAMIFFRANENSCKNIMKTIEDFGRISGQQLNYKKTHVKFSPYMNNNLRMTLKTILSVGESGKLGVHLGAPIDLGKKKKEDFQFIIDKIQNKVLAWSSLHLSQSMKVILIQSILISVVSHVMRCMKVPASVTNKIDALVTRFFWAGKGNKGMHWRLVQNPQLLVARVISSFDGRNNNVLGGDKGSGKGASWGRRGLYKAQSKFQEGLVWKIGTGNKVLASRMAWVQGTVPEVRSNQLIGPSSKWRVSEFIDRGSSAWKSELVRNRFVWKDACAILAMEVPKGEMEDIRYWKYTKSGRFTLKSGYDFLFNKYAEDTRILDDNELVVLRIIWKMNIIPKWKLFIWKIFYNGLAVKANLARRGMDCDPGCSYCGNREEDLNHVLRLCSVAQLSWTTCSLHIDPSENESCTINDWVRRYILLFHSEDGWNGDRVRKYIALLWCLWKMRNLRLFKGDGGHTGAVLGAWVNHLKEAEIHLERNIKSHTDGPLEPPGFNMVHIGQEKVFHNEFILQVDGSWDKKTGKAGWGMTVSSNYELEEVAGHYGRAVSSDHAEAKACLLGLTWASEKRIERLRIDTDSSALVSNLRATKMVDIAIMGIIAEIKAVGSTFRQCTILKVPRVEVTKAHNVATRCRALGISYV